A single region of the Gossypium arboreum isolate Shixiya-1 chromosome 12, ASM2569848v2, whole genome shotgun sequence genome encodes:
- the LOC108478795 gene encoding nuclear transcription factor Y subunit C-2-like translates to MLMVVYVVSKTFLNRSSLKKDAQLIMTNTTWPTLERLTMDLNQSMEFTPSATSSPQIHNFMPMTSFMLPFHQPSNEDGEEVKQSHLLVQKRSLELFWYQQMLEIHNISAFKSHHQLPLARIKRIMKSDKDVKMISADTPILFSKACELFILELTLRAWLHTEEDKRGTLQRCDVSKAIRQEEALHFLFDVVPLINHKDDDGKFLEENEHHSVNQPQFPLLDMNAELVIKLQKLNNI, encoded by the exons ATGCTAATGGTAGTGTATGTTGTTTCTAAAACCTTTTTGAACAGAAGTTCACTCAAAAAAGATGCTCAACTCATTATGACAAACACCACCTG GCCTACGCTAGAAAGGTTAACCATGGACTTGAATCAATCTATGGAGTTCACACCTTCTGCAACCTCTTCTCCTCAAATTCATAACTTCATGCCAATGACTTCTTTCATGTTACCGTTTCACCAGCCTTCCAATGAG GACGGTGAAGAAGTGAAGCAATCACATCTTCTGGTCCAGAAACGCAGTCTAGAGTTGTTTTGGTACCAACAAATGTTGGAGATTCATAACATTTCAG CTTTCAAGAGCCACCATCAGCTACCTCTGGCAAGGATCAAGAGGATTATGAAATCTGATAAAGATGTGAAG ATGATCAGTGCAGACACTCCTATCTTGTTCTCCAAGGCCTGTGAGCTCTTCATTCTAGAGCTCACCCTTCGTGCATGGCTGCATACTGAAGAAGACAAACGCGGAACCCTACAGCGCTGTGACGTTTCCAAGGCGATAAGGCAAGAGGAGGCACTCCATTTCTTATTTGATGTCGTCCCGTTGATTAACCACAAG GATGATGATGGGAAATTTCTCGAGGAAAATGAGCATCATTCTGTTAACCAACCGCAGTTTCCTCTGTTGGACATGAATGCT GAGCTGGTTATTAAATTGCAGAAGCTCAACAATATATGA